The Trichocoleus desertorum ATA4-8-CV12 nucleotide sequence AGGGGTCTTTGTCTGGATCTAAGAACAAGATCAGTCGATCTTTTTGGTAATCCTTGAGCAATCCCCAGAGGACGTGCCCTAGGGCTCCGGAGATCAAGTTAACCGCTACTGCCCCTAGCGCTCCGAGCCTAGGCCAAGGCAAGGTCATCCAGGCGATCGCGCCCACCAGCAAGACCCAAATCACTTCCAGGCCAATCAACCAACTGGAGAAAAAGACATTAAACAGAATGGCTGAAACAATTGGGGAAATCAGCAGCACGAGCCAACCGGGGTTCGCGTTACCCCAATAGAGCATACCAATCGTAATTGCCCCAAACACCAACGACGTTCCCAGGTCTGGCTGCAAAAACACCAAAGCCCAAGGCACTGCTGTCACGGCTAAAGTTTGAACCGCAGCGCTTAGGGTTGAGGCCGTGCGTCCTTGCAACATGGCTGCCAGAGTAATAATCATGCCGAGCTTGGCGAACTCAGAAGGCTGAATATTAAAGCCTCCAATCGTAATCCACCGTTGGGCTCCGAGCGCAGTGGTGCCGATAAACATAACCGCCAGCAAAGAGGCATTGGTGATGCCGTAGATCACCCAACGCCACTGCAATAGGTTTTCATAGCGGCACCTTGAGATTGCTAAGGCCAGCACTAGCCCAATGCTGCCAATTAGCCAGTGTTGCCACCAGTCTGTCCATCCTTGATTTAACTCGGTACTGTAAATCATCACCCCGCCCATGAAGGTCAGACCAATGGGGAGGAAAAATAACCAGCCATCGGTTTCTTGCCACGGTTGAATTAAAGATTTCCAGCGAATTCGGGCTAGCGATTTCTGCAACATGTTCTAGCAAAAGGTCAAGTTTAAGTCGAAGGCTGTTAGTGCGGCGTTGGGGCTTGCCCAGTCACCATAAACATCTATTACGCCGATGTCAGCGCGGCGACAGAAACTTTTGCCGCAATTTGTTGCGCAATTGCCTTTAAAGCTTTGGCCGAGGCTGAATCTGGATCAGCAACCGTAATGGGTACACCGCGATCGCCACCTTGACGTAACGGAATCTCTAAAGGTACACAGCCTAGCAAAGGTACACCTAATTCTTGAGCCGCCTTTGCTCCTCCCTCTGAACCAAAAATATCGTATTGGCGATCGGGCATGTCAGGGGGAATAAAGTAGCTCATGTTCTCGACAATGCCCAACACAGGTACACCCATTTGCTGGAACATTTTCAATCCTCGGCGCGAGTCTAACAGGGCAACCGTTTGGGGGGTGGTGACAATGACAGCTCCAGCCATTGGTACCGCTTGAGCCAAAGTCAACTGAGCATCTCCAGTCCCAGGGGGCATATCCACAATCAGGTAGTCTAGGTCGCCCCACTGGGTCTGATAGAGGAACTGCCGAATAATTCCATTCAGCATGGGGCCGCGCCAGATTACGGGTTGGTCAGGGTCAATCAGGAAGCCCATTGAAACTAGCTTGACCCCGTGGTTAAAGGCAGGCTCTAAAATGTCTCCTTGTGGACCTTTGGACACCATCACTTGGGCATCTGTCAGACCCAGCATCGTTGGAGCGTTGGGGCCATAAATATCTGCATCGATCAAGCCCACTTTGGCTCCCGCTTGGGCCAAGGCTACTGCCACGTTCACAGCGACTGTGCTTTTGCCAACGCCACCCTTTCCACTAGAGATGGCAACAATATTTTTCACACCCTCAATGCCAGTGCGATCGGGTAGCGACTTTTGGTGTGGGGTTTCGGCAGTGACCTCTACCTTGACTTCTTGGACTCCAGGCAGAGTTTTGACTGCTCTCTGACAATCTTCCACAATAAATTCGCGCAGTGGGCAGGCAGGAGTGGTTAGCACCAACGTAAAACTAACGGTTCCATCTGCGATCGCGACGTTACGGATCATATTCAATTCCACCAAACTCTTGCGAAGCTCAGGGTCTTGAACGGGGCGTAGAACTTCTAAAACTGAATCAGCATTAAGCATACGGGATGATCAATTCTCCACCCTAACTGCGACGGGAGGATACAAGCTCACTTAGCTTTTCCTCTAGTGCAATCTTACCGTTACCTCGGGTGGATGCGTGTGGGATGCGATCGCTCCAAGTCGTTAATACTGCATCAAAGCTGCATCAAATTAAGATTAAAAATCAAAACAACTATTCCCTGGCGATCGAGTTCTTGCATCCATTGGTACAGTTGTCATCGCCCCCTGCTCTGCCGCTTGTGCTAACTTGGTTGCCACTCTGGCAGCGTAGGGTTTAGTTAGGGACCAGACTAAAGGAGAGAGCCAGCCTCGCAAAGTGACTGAGTAAGAAACACGAGTGCCACAAACAGTGGATTCGACTTGGTACGTTACTCTTTCTTCTACCCCAGGAATGGCCAAAATTCGGACGCTGAGTAATTCGCCCGGATTGACGCGCTCCACAAAAATTCGAATTGGAATCGGACCCAAGCGTGTCATAGCCCGATAAATTAATCCTGGTTTTACTACCAAGCCGTGAGGAACATCAGTGCTAGCCAGTAGAGGGTGCCAAGACACGTCGGTGAGGTCACCAATCTTGCACCATAAATCTTCCACAGAGGCTGTACTGAGTGCTTGGTAAGTTCTCACCAGAGAATACTGAAACTTGATCCGATGACGCTGAAGCCGCCGTTTCGTCCAGAATTTTGCCATTTTTATCCCCGCATCGAGTTACTTCAATAGGTTGGGATAGCGCCGATCACTGCTTCGCTCAATCCTAACAATCTCGATCGCTTACCTAGGATTAGACATCATAACTACTGGACTGGGGGAGTGCGATCAAGCTAAAGATAGATCAAGGATTTGCTGACTCCAACCTTCTCTAGGTTCCCAGCGGAAGGGGATCTTCAAGTTTCAGATGCTGTTTCTCAAGTGCTGCTTCTCAAGGAATGTTGTCAAAACGTATCAACTCTGCCAATTTTGTTCTGCTATCTGTTAAGCTTTTTGCGATTCTCTCGATAAAACTCTATAGAAGTTTACGCACCGCAAGACCCTGAGATTTGGTCTTGAGTCATTTCACTCAGCCTGCCTGAACTATCCCTAGCTAAGCTTTGGGCTTGTAAAAACTGTTAACTTCTGTTGAGATTTCAGCACGCCAGCCAAACTTTTTAACGGTATTGCACTGAAGGCTATGACTACTTCTTCCACTCCTGAGGCAACTGCATCTAAACCGACCCTTCCTACTGACTCACGCCAACGAGTCAGTCAGTTCTTGAAAGACCTGCAAGATCAAATTTGCCAGGGTTTGGAACAGCTAGACGGGCAAGCAACATTTCAAGAAGACGCTTGGGATCGGCCTGAAGGGGGCGGCGGGCGATCGCGGGTAATGCGAGAAGGCAGAGTGTTTGAGCAGGGAGGGGTGAACTTCTCTGAAGTCTGGGGTTCTCATCTACCCCCCTCCGTTTTAGTTCAACGTCCAGAAGCCGCAGGTCATAAGTTTTATGCTACGGGCACTTCGATGGTGCTACATCCCCGGAACCCCTACATCCCGACGGTGCATCTCAACTACCGCTATTTTGAGGCTGGCCCCGTTTGGTGGTTTGGCGGTGGAATTGACCTCACCCCTTACTATCCTTTTGCGGAAGATGTGGTGCATTTTCACCAAACCCTGAAGCAAGCTTGCGATGCTCACCATCCTGAGTACTACCCCACCTTTAAGCTGTGGTGCGACGAATACTTCTACTTGAAGCATCGTCAAGAAACGCGAGGGGTAGGCGGTATCTTCTTTGACTACCAAGATGGACTCATTAATCACTTGTATCGCGGTCTGGAGGCAGAAGGCCCAGCTGCACTCCACAGCAATCAAGTAGGCCAGATCGGTAGCCGTAGCTGGGAAGAGATCTTTAGTTTCATTCAGTCCTGTGGTCAAGCCTTCTTACCTGCTTACGTACCCATTGCCGAACGCAGACAGAATACAGAGTATGGCGATCGCGAACGTAATTTCCAACTCTATCGTCGCGGTCGTTACGTCGAATTCAACCTGGTTTATGACCGAGGCACAATTTTCGGTCTGCAAACCAATGGTCGCACCGAATCGATTTTGATGTCTTTGCCGCCTCTGGTGCGTTGGGAGTACGGCTACGAGCCAGAGCCCAATACTCCTGAAGCTGAACTGTACCAAACCTTCCTCAAGCCGCAAGACTGGGTTAACTGGTTTTCTTCCGCCCCTCAGAGCTAAGGTAAACTACGGGAGGTAGGTGCCGCGATCGCCAGAAACTTTTCTGTCCGATATGTTATAAACTTCTGCCACCTGCCAACTATAGATAAGGCGCAACTCGTGTCTTATTCGGGGAGCCTACAGACTTAACGATGGCTGGTTGCCAATTAACTGACCCATCAGTAGCTCAAGCTTTTTGAGTTGCCGCTGCTACTGATTCTCTAACGGTTGGTTGTAGACATCAGCCCATTAACCCAACGACCCATTATTGCTAGGGGAGGATCGGCGATCCCAATGGAGCAGAGAACTTATACAACCCAAGACGGTACAACCGTCATTGTCTTAACCCCTACCGGACGCTTAGACATTACAACCGCTTGGCAATTTCGTCTCAAGTTACAGGAATGTATTTCTAAGTTGAGCCGCCATGTGGTGGTGAACTTGGGCCAGGTCAACTTTATTGACAGTTCTGGTCTCACCTCTCTAGTGGCAGGGATGCGTGACGCCGAAAAGGTCAAAGGCAGCTTCCGCATTTGTAACGTGCATCCAGAAGCCAAGCTTGTCTTCGAAGTCACCATGATGGACTCAGTATTTGAAATCTTCGAAACTGAGGATGAGGCTTTAGAAGGTGTACCTAGAGGGATTGCTAGCTAAATATCTTGTATTTGGTCGGCCCACATCGCTATTTACTTAAAGCGCCAGTTCGCTGGCAAAGTTTTGGCGCTTAGTAAATTCATAAGGTCCCCAAATGGCCCCCACAGTACTTGACCTGTGGTTGGGTCTATTCCTTTGTCATAACTTGTTTCTGATTGTCAAATTCACCACAAAGGCAGTGGGCTAGAGCAACTAATTCAGGCGAAAATTGCATGGTGGCTGAGACTCCGTAATCTAAAATTGTAGAATACAGAGACAGTCATCCTTGATTGGCGCGCTGTTGCCTTGGCAAACTTCCCGTCAAGCGAGAGAATGAAGTTACTGATCCCCTCAATGCTTCCTGTGAATAACGTTCGCACTGTTTCAGATACTAAGCGCAGCTTCTATACGGTTCACACCCGTCCCATCAACTCCATTTACCGACGGGTCGTGGAAGAGCTGATGGTAGAAATGCACTTGCTTTCGGTCAATGTTGACTTTCATTACGACCCTATCTACGCGCTAGGAGTTGTGTCCTCTTTTGACCGTTTTATGCAAGGCTATCGCCCAGAGCAAGATAAAGCCTCAATTTTTAATGCCCTTTGTCAGGCTTTAGGAGCTGATCCTCAAAAGTATCGTCAAGATGCTGAGCAGTTACAAGCATTGGCGACTCAAGTGTCTCCGCAACAACTAATTTCGCCCACTGGAGAACTCTCTAGTCTACCGGGTGGCCAGATGCTTCAGGAAACCCTACAAGCGATCGCAACCCAGCCTAACTTCAAATACAGCCGCTTATTTGCGATCGGTTTATTTACCTTCTTGGAAGCCGCTGATCCAGAACTGGTTAAAGATGAAAAACAGCGAACTGAGTTCTTAAAGCAAGCGGGCACCCAGTTACACCTGCCAGAAGATAAAGTCCAAAAAGATTTGGAACTCTATCGCAGCAATCTAGAAAAAATGGCTCAAGCTCAAGCCGCGATGGAAGACATCCTCAACGCTGATCGCAAGCAGCGGGAGCAACGGGCGCAGGCAAAGAGCGAAACGGCGATCCCTTCCGACGCTCCTAAAGACGAAGCCCCCTCCGCTTAGATAGAGGCAAGCTGAGAGAGAGATAGTACTAAAGCTGAGTTGGCCTGATTAACTACACAGGCTAACTAGCAATTACTTCAGCCACGAGTTGCTGACAAAGCGATTTTAGCTCTCCCTCGTTGCTGTTAATGGTGTTTTGGGCGATTCGCTTGAGGAAAGTAATATTTTCTAAGCTGGCATCATCAATGTGGTTGCCGCGATCGAGCCTACCAAGAGCATGGAGCGAAGCTTGGAAACGGTAGTAGCGCTTTGAGTTAACTTCGGTATCCTCGGTAGATAGCAACTCTTGCAATTGATAGTCCACGGTGTCGCTGACACCATCGGACACAATATTGAAAATAGGGCGAGCCCACTCCAATAAGCCCCAATTCTTGATCTGAGCATAATTGAGGCTAGCGCTTAGTTCGCCTGTACCGAGAGAAACGACCAGAAAATCGTGAGTTTCGGGATGATTTCTTCTGGCTTCTACGTAAGCACACATGGCGGGATTGTTGGCAAACACGCCACCATCAATAAAGGTAGAGGGTACTAAACCTTGCTTCGATCTGGCTTGTAACGGCTCAAAGTAGGTTGGAGCAGCAGATGTGGCACGAGCGACAGTCGCCATTGGAAAGTCGCGATCGCGATCTGCCTTGGCTTTCCGGCTTTTGAAGAAGTAAGGACACCGTAACTCGGTATCGTAGCTAGGAATTAAAACCGTTTTTATTGATTGGCTCAATAGGGTGTCGCCAAAGTATTGCCTGAGAACGGTTTCGATGCCGATCGCTGGATACTTTTGGTTAACTAAGCTGCGTAGTTTACTCAGCGAAGATTTAGGGAAAATTCGTTGTCCTTCGGCTTCGTATAAATGCACGAGATCAACTGCTGAATAGGCAGGTTTGCCGTTAGGGTTGGGCTTGGTTAAACCCAAGGCTAAAATTCCGCCTGTTGAGGTTCCGGCGATCACATCAAATAACTCGGCGATCGCTCGGCCTGTGCGTTTTTCAATTTCAGCCAATAGCATCGCTGGAATGACTCCTCGGATGCCACCACCGTCAATTGCTAAAACCTTAATCAGGCGAGACATAGGCTTCTCCCATATTGCTCCTTTAAAACTACTGGGTCTACCCACTGTTGTATCCAAGAACTCATGGAACCGCGATCGCGATTCGCCAAGTTTTTAGTCAACAGTAACTAGACCCAGTTAAAAATTACCCGTTAGCCAACCAATTAGGGTGGCTGTAAAGTTTAGCGTCTGCCGCGCACAGGCACCTTGTTCAGGTAGTCGATGTCAAAAGCAGAGAGGCGCTGTGCATAGTTCACTTTGGGTGCGATCGAAGCCGCTACTTCCCGGAAGCGACGAGGATCGCCTTCAGGCAACTGCCGATCTTGGAACTTGCGACTGTAGAATTTCTCCAAGGTGATGCGCCAGTCAGTGGTAGCGGTACCAGCCACTTCCTGATAATCTTCGCCGTAGCGAGGCAGGAAGGTAAAGGGCCGATTCTGCATCCGCTTACGTTGGTAAGGGACAGTGTTATCCCCAAAGTTTTGGGTGTACTCTTCACTGTCCACCAGCGCATCCACAAAACCGTGGAAGCCTAGAGTGCCAATCTTAATCGACCAAGCGATTTTTTCATCTTGGTTGTAGGGTTCACGACCCAACAAACGCTTTAAGCAGACTTCTACCAAACGGTAGTTATCGTTCACGCCTACGACTAAGGTGTAAAAGCGCTCTGATTTTGCCAATTCGCGGATGAAGTCACGCACCGTAATGGAGCCGTTAGCCAAGCGAGTTTCTAGAGTCACTTGACGGTTAAACTTCAGAACCAACTGTTCGTTAAACACTTGGCGATAAGCCGCCCAAACCAGTTGACGCAATTCTTCAGGAGAGCTTACGTTCTCCGTCCGA carries:
- a CDS encoding Mrp/NBP35 family ATP-binding protein, coding for MLNADSVLEVLRPVQDPELRKSLVELNMIRNVAIADGTVSFTLVLTTPACPLREFIVEDCQRAVKTLPGVQEVKVEVTAETPHQKSLPDRTGIEGVKNIVAISSGKGGVGKSTVAVNVAVALAQAGAKVGLIDADIYGPNAPTMLGLTDAQVMVSKGPQGDILEPAFNHGVKLVSMGFLIDPDQPVIWRGPMLNGIIRQFLYQTQWGDLDYLIVDMPPGTGDAQLTLAQAVPMAGAVIVTTPQTVALLDSRRGLKMFQQMGVPVLGIVENMSYFIPPDMPDRQYDIFGSEGGAKAAQELGVPLLGCVPLEIPLRQGGDRGVPITVADPDSASAKALKAIAQQIAAKVSVAALTSA
- a CDS encoding STAS domain-containing protein, yielding MEQRTYTTQDGTTVIVLTPTGRLDITTAWQFRLKLQECISKLSRHVVVNLGQVNFIDSSGLTSLVAGMRDAEKVKGSFRICNVHPEAKLVFEVTMMDSVFEIFETEDEALEGVPRGIAS
- a CDS encoding patatin-like phospholipase family protein is translated as MSRLIKVLAIDGGGIRGVIPAMLLAEIEKRTGRAIAELFDVIAGTSTGGILALGLTKPNPNGKPAYSAVDLVHLYEAEGQRIFPKSSLSKLRSLVNQKYPAIGIETVLRQYFGDTLLSQSIKTVLIPSYDTELRCPYFFKSRKAKADRDRDFPMATVARATSAAPTYFEPLQARSKQGLVPSTFIDGGVFANNPAMCAYVEARRNHPETHDFLVVSLGTGELSASLNYAQIKNWGLLEWARPIFNIVSDGVSDTVDYQLQELLSTEDTEVNSKRYYRFQASLHALGRLDRGNHIDDASLENITFLKRIAQNTINSNEGELKSLCQQLVAEVIAS
- a CDS encoding phycobilisome rod-core linker polypeptide, which gives rise to MALPLLEYKPTAPNHRVRSFGISDQNEDTPYIYRTENVSSPEELRQLVWAAYRQVFNEQLVLKFNRQVTLETRLANGSITVRDFIRELAKSERFYTLVVGVNDNYRLVEVCLKRLLGREPYNQDEKIAWSIKIGTLGFHGFVDALVDSEEYTQNFGDNTVPYQRKRMQNRPFTFLPRYGEDYQEVAGTATTDWRITLEKFYSRKFQDRQLPEGDPRRFREVAASIAPKVNYAQRLSAFDIDYLNKVPVRGRR
- a CDS encoding photosystem II biogenesis protein Psp29, translating into MNNVRTVSDTKRSFYTVHTRPINSIYRRVVEELMVEMHLLSVNVDFHYDPIYALGVVSSFDRFMQGYRPEQDKASIFNALCQALGADPQKYRQDAEQLQALATQVSPQQLISPTGELSSLPGGQMLQETLQAIATQPNFKYSRLFAIGLFTFLEAADPELVKDEKQRTEFLKQAGTQLHLPEDKVQKDLELYRSNLEKMAQAQAAMEDILNADRKQREQRAQAKSETAIPSDAPKDEAPSA
- the hemF gene encoding oxygen-dependent coproporphyrinogen oxidase — encoded protein: MTTSSTPEATASKPTLPTDSRQRVSQFLKDLQDQICQGLEQLDGQATFQEDAWDRPEGGGGRSRVMREGRVFEQGGVNFSEVWGSHLPPSVLVQRPEAAGHKFYATGTSMVLHPRNPYIPTVHLNYRYFEAGPVWWFGGGIDLTPYYPFAEDVVHFHQTLKQACDAHHPEYYPTFKLWCDEYFYLKHRQETRGVGGIFFDYQDGLINHLYRGLEAEGPAALHSNQVGQIGSRSWEEIFSFIQSCGQAFLPAYVPIAERRQNTEYGDRERNFQLYRRGRYVEFNLVYDRGTIFGLQTNGRTESILMSLPPLVRWEYGYEPEPNTPEAELYQTFLKPQDWVNWFSSAPQS
- the rodA gene encoding rod shape-determining protein RodA encodes the protein MLQKSLARIRWKSLIQPWQETDGWLFFLPIGLTFMGGVMIYSTELNQGWTDWWQHWLIGSIGLVLALAISRCRYENLLQWRWVIYGITNASLLAVMFIGTTALGAQRWITIGGFNIQPSEFAKLGMIITLAAMLQGRTASTLSAAVQTLAVTAVPWALVFLQPDLGTSLVFGAITIGMLYWGNANPGWLVLLISPIVSAILFNVFFSSWLIGLEVIWVLLVGAIAWMTLPWPRLGALGAVAVNLISGALGHVLWGLLKDYQKDRLILFLDPDKDPLGGGYHLIQSRIAIGAGEMWGRGFMKGTQTQLNFIPEQHTDFIFSAIGEELGFIGCFLVLMAFWLICLRLVIIAQNAKDNFGSLLAAGVFAMLVFQVVVNVGMTIGLAPVTGIPLPWMSYGRSALLTNFIAIGLVQSVANYRQRLKF
- a CDS encoding SRPBCC family protein, whose product is MAKFWTKRRLQRHRIKFQYSLVRTYQALSTASVEDLWCKIGDLTDVSWHPLLASTDVPHGLVVKPGLIYRAMTRLGPIPIRIFVERVNPGELLSVRILAIPGVEERVTYQVESTVCGTRVSYSVTLRGWLSPLVWSLTKPYAARVATKLAQAAEQGAMTTVPMDARTRSPGNSCFDF